A genomic region of Arvicola amphibius chromosome X, mArvAmp1.2, whole genome shotgun sequence contains the following coding sequences:
- the LOC119804139 gene encoding FANCD2 opposite strand protein-like, producing MAGYQLFSPWTPLDENLRWLRHTTPNFSSKHPFRDFHFFLHTPSDLEVQRCFQEVAVILDSPPVILAGSPQPPGQASEHKTTNKKKILVKKPEPVRLIGVDSVFGTSITVQPPKWTGTFRVSDTSAFSKVVSKEQQWPTGLKEPQIEMTVAMCKQMLRSILLLYAIYKKCTFALQHSQ from the coding sequence ATGGCAGGATACCAGCTCTTTTCACCGTGGACCCCACTGGACGAGAATTTGCGATGGCTGCGGCACACAACACCTAACTTTTCGTCCAAACACCCTTTTAGggattttcatttcttcctacaTACCCCTTCTGACCTTGAAGTACAAAGGTGCTTTCAGGAAGTTGCTGTTATCTTAGACAGCCCACCGGTGATTCTTGCTGGGAGCCCACAGCCACCTGGCCAAGCATCAGAGCACAAGACCACCAACAAGAAGAAAATACTGGTTAAGAAGCCCGAGCCCGTCCGCCTCATTGGAGTGGATTCTGTCTTTGGCACGTCTATTACAGTCCAGCCACCTAAGTGGACCGGAACCTTCAGGGTTTCAGACACATCGGCCTTCTCTAAAGTTGTCAGCAAGGAGCAACAATGGCCCACAGGACTCAAGGAGCCTCAGATTGAGATGACAGTGGCTATGTGCAAGCAGATGCTACGCTCGATCCTCCTCCTGTATGCAATATACAAAAAATGCACCTTTGCCCTGCAGCACTCCCAATAA